In Ctenopharyngodon idella isolate HZGC_01 chromosome 1, HZGC01, whole genome shotgun sequence, a single genomic region encodes these proteins:
- the abca1a gene encoding phospholipid-transporting ATPase ABCA1a isoform X1, translating to MAFSTQLGLLLWKNFTYRRRQTIQLLIEIIWPLFIFFILISVRLYYPPYEQHECHFPNKAMPSAGTLPWVQGIICNANNPCFRYPTPGETPGVVGNFNDSIISRLFIDAKKILLYSQHDKSFEGFKGLVRALRKLQRKTEGFKLKDFLHDNETLSEFLEKNATLPKHAVRQIVEANVNLEKVLIKGFGVHLRDLCNSTSLEEFVTIADKDVSQLTQNIICQSPAEWLNNAESHFLSNLDFLKPIRKDVKSDPKIIQDVSIATDSLLESLGALAVELVSMKSWRDMRNEILYLTGNSTQSPNHMYQAVSRIVCGHPEGGGLKIKSLNWYEDNNYKALFGNYGNDNDSEPVSAYDNSSTPYCNNVMKGLESSPISRMIWRALKPLLMGKILYTPDTPATQRIIHEVNKTFQEFGVLRDLGGMWEEMRPKLWNFMENSEEMDLVRTLLQNNASARFFNAKLNGTDWRVEDVSSFLSKASEDTRPHGMAYTWREAFNEMDQAIQTISQFMECVNLDKLEPVANEERLVNKSMRLLDDRKFWAGIVFPDMQSNTSDLPPNINYKIRMDIDNVERTNKIKDGYWDPGPRADPFEDLRYIWGGFSYLQDVIEHGIIRALTGSKEKTGVYIQQMPYPCYVDDVFLRVMSRSMPLFMTLAWMYSVAIIIKGVVYEKEARLKETMRIMGLDNGILWLSWFISSLIPLLISAALLVLILKMGNLLPYSDPGVVYLFLASFAVVTIMQCFLISTLFSRANLAAACGGIIYFTLYLPYVLCVAWQDYVGFGAKVVVSLLSPVAFGFGCEYFALFEEQGVGIQWSNLLSSPMQEDSYNLTTSISLMLFDSVLYAIMTWYIEAVFPGQYGIPRPWYFPFTKSYWCGEKCGWVTAAPTNKKENAEAVCIEEEPAHLDPGVYIENLVKVYNNGKLAVDGLTLGFYEGQITSFLGHNGAGKTTTMSILTGLFPPTSGTAYIQGKDIRTDLNAIRQNLGVCPQHNVLFSMLTVEEHIWFYARLKGLPEEKVQSEMEQIVMDLGLPHKRKSRTNQLSGGMQRKLSVALAFVGGSKVVILDEPTAGVDPYARRGIWDLLLKYRPGRTIILSTHHMDEADILGDRIAIISHGKLCCVGSSLFLKTQLGTGYYLTLVKKDFDLSASSCRTSSSTVSYSKGSLKKEDSVSESSSDAGLGSDHESETTTIDVSLISNVIFKHVPTARLVEDMGHEIMYVLPYESAKAGQFVELFHEIDDRLTDLGISSYGISDTTLEEIFLKVAEDSGVDAVVSDGTLPARRNRRHAFGDHQSCLKPFTEDDFDFNDSEGDPESRETDWLGGADGKGSYQVKGWSLKRQQFVALLWKRFLYARRSRKGFFAQIVLPAVFVCIALVFSLIVPPFGKYPSLALEPSMYEEQFSFFSNDAPEDRHTNGLLEALMDSPAYNEHCTDQQNDVSKSCPVKDGEWVVPEIPETVQDIFLKGNWSMENPSPLCECSCDGRKKMLPECPPGAGGLPPPQIKVTAAETLQNLTGRNISDYLVKTYAQIIGKSLKNKLWVNEFRYGGFSLGARSSQALPAGDEVADAIAHIRKSFSLQTGTAADRFLGSLSTFIQGLDTKNNVKIWFNNKGWHSIGAFLSVMNNAVLRANLPPGQERSKFGIKAFNHPLNLTKEQLSQVALMTTSVDVLVSICVIFAMSFVPASFVVFLIQERVNKAKHMQFISGVQPFLYWLANFVWDMCNYIVPATLVIIIFLCFQQEAYVSSTNLPVLALLLLLYGWSITPLMYPASFFFKIPSTAYVVLTSVNILIGINGSVSTFVLELFGSNEIGGINNILKNVFLIFPHFCLGRGLIDMVKNQAMADALERFGENRFRSPLAWDMVGKNLFAMAIEGVIFFCITVLIQYRFCIKARPVSTKLKPIGEEDEDVARERQRILGGGGHTDILELKQLTKVYKRKQKPAVDRLCVGIPPGECFGLLGVNGAGKTSTFKMLTGDSVVTSGEAYLAGKSVLTEIDEVHQNMGYCPQFDAINDLLTGREHLEFYAILRGVPEKEVCEVADWGIRKLGLMKYVDKAAGSYSGGNMRKLSTAMALIGGPPVVFLDEPTTGMDPKARRALWNCILSIIKEGRSVVLTSHSMEECEALCTRMAIMVNGRFRCLGSVQHLKNRFGDGYTIILRVAGADPQLEPVMEFIERELPGSTLKEKHRNMLQYQLPSSLTSLARIFSILSKNKEQLHIEDYSVTQTTLDQVFVNFAKDQTDEDHLKDISSQKNDAVVDISQLNAFIIDQKAKESVV from the exons ATGGCTTTCTCCACTCAGTTGGGGTTACTGTTGTGGAAGAACTTCACTTACCGACGGAGACAGACT ATTCAGCTGCTGATTGAGATAATATGGCCGCTCTTCATCTTTTTCATCTTGATATCTGTCCGACTCTATTATCCTCCCTATGAGCAACAtgaat GCCACTTTCCCAATAAGGCCATGCCCTCTGCGGGGACTTTACCATGGGTGCAGGGCATCATCTGCAATGCAAACAACCCTTGCTTTCGCTACCCCACCCCTGGAGAGACGCCCGGAGTGGTGGGCAACTTCAATGACTCCAT aaTCTCCCGACTGTTTATCGATGCCAAGAAAATTCTCCTCTACAGCCAACACGACAAGAGCTTTGAAGGTTTCAAAGGACTCGTACGGGCCTTGAGAAAACTGCAGAGGAAAACTGAAG GTTTCAAACTGAAAGACTTCCTCCATGATAATGAAACGTTGTCTGAGTTTCTCGAGAAAAATGCTACCCTGCCCAAGCATGCTGTGAGACAGATAGTGGAGGCTAACGTCAACTTGGAGAAG GTGCTTATTAAAGGGTTCGGAGTTCATCTTAGAGACCTGTGCAATTCCACGTCTCTGGAGGAATTCGTGACCATTGCCGATAAGGACGTGTCTCAGCTGACGCAAAACATCATCTGTCAATCACCTGCTGAATGGCTGAACAACGCAGAGAGCCACTTCCTGTCCAACTTGGACTTCCTGAAGCCAATACGG AAAGATGTCAAGTCCGATCCAAAGATTATCCAGGATGTGTCCATAGCAACAGACAGCCTGCTGGAGAGTTTGGGAGCATTAGCGGTGGAG cttgTGAGTATGAAGAGCTGGCGGGACATGCGCAACGAGATCCTGTATCTGACGGGCAACAGCACACAGTCCCCCAACCACATGTACCAGGCCGTATCCCGCATCGTCTGCGGCCACCCGGAGGGCGGAGGCCTGAAGATCAAGTCCCTTAACTGGTATGAGGATAACAACTACAAGGCTCTGTTCGGCAACTACGGCAACGACAATGACAGCGAGCCCGTTTCTGCTTACGACAACTCCTCTA CGCCCTACTGCAACAACGTGATGAAGGGCCTGGAGTCGAGTCCCATATCGCGCATGATTTGGAGGGCTCTGAAGCCGCTGCTCATGGGAAAGATCTTGTACACCCCAGACACTCCTGCCACCCAGAGGATCATACACGAG GTCAATAAGACGTTTCAAGAGTTCGGCGTGCTCAGGGACCTTGGGGGCATGTGGGAAGAAATGAGACCGAAACTCTGGAATTTTATGGAGAACAGTGAGGAGATGGACCTAGTGCGG ACTCTCCTCCAGAACAACGCTAGCGCTCGCTTCTTTAATGCCAAGCTGAACGGGACAGACTGGCGCGTGGAGGATGTGTCCAGCTTCTTGTCCAAGGCTTCAGAAGACACACGTCCTCATGGGATGGCGTACACGTGGAGAGAGGCGTTCAACGAGATGGATCAAGCCATCCAAACCATCTCTCAGTTCATGGAG TGTGTGAACTTGGATAAGTTGGAGCCGGTGGCTAACGAGGAACGTTTGGTAAACAAGTCCATGCGTCTGCTGGACGATCGCAAGTTCTGGGCTGGAATAGTGTTTCCTGACATGCAGTCCAACACGTCTGATCTGCCGCCCAACATCAACTACAAGATACGCATGGACATTGATAATGTGGAGCGCACTAACAAGATCAAGGATGG ATATTGGGATCCCGGTCCTCGAGCGGACCCGTTTGAGGATCTGCGGTACATCTGGGGCGGCTTCTCCTACCTGCAGGATGTGATTGAACACGGAATCATACGAGCTCTGACGGGCAGCAAGGAGAAAACTGGAGTTTACATCCAGCAGATGCCTTATCCCTGCTATGTGGACGATGT TTTCCTGCGGGTAATGAGCCGCTCCATGCCTCTGTTCATGACTCTGGCCTGGATGTACTCGGTGGCCATCATCATCAAGGGTGTGGTGTACGAGAAGGAAGCACGGCTCAAGGAGACCATGAGGATTATGGGTTTGGATAATGGCATCTTGTGGCTGAGCTGGTTCATCAGTAGTCTCATACCACTGCTCATCAGCGCTGCCCTACTGGTGCTCATCCTGAAG ATGGGTAATCTCCTGCCGTACAGCGACCCTGGAGTAGTCTATTTGTTCCTGGCCTCCTTTGCCGTAGTGACCATCATGCAGTGTTTCTTGATCAGCACGCTTTTCTCCCGCGCTAACCTCGCCGCGGCCTGTGGGGGCATCATATACTTCACCCTCTACCTTCCCTATGTGCTCTGCGTGGCCTGGCAGGATTACGTGGGCTTTGGTGCCAAAGTAGTAGTG AGCCTCTTGTCTCCAGTGGCGTTCGGCTTTGGCTGCGAGTACTTTGCTCTGTTCGAGGAGCAGGGTGTGGGCATACAGTGGAGTAACCTGCTCTCCAGCCCAATGCAGGAGGACAGCTACAATCTCACCACTTCCATCTCACTCATGCTCTTCGACTCTGTGCTGTATGCCATCATGACCTGGTACATTGAAGCTGTGTTTCCAG GCCAATATGGCATCCCACGTCCCTGGTACTTCCCGTTCACCAAGTCCTACTGGTGTGGAGAGAAATGTGGTTGGGTTACAGCAGCGCCGACCAACAAGAAAGAAAATGCTGAAG CTGTATGCATTGAAGAGGAACCAGCCCACCTGGATCCAGGTGTTTACATCGAGAACCTGGTGAAGGTCTACAACAACGGCAAACTGGCAGTGGATGGTTTGACTCTAGGTTTTTATGAGGGTCAGATCACCTCCTTCCTGGGTCACAATGGCGCTGGAAAAACCACAACCAT GTCTATCCTCACTGGCCTGTTCCCACCCACCTCAGGCACTGCTTACATCCAAGGCAAAGACATCCGCACCGATCTGAACGCTATACGTCAAAACTTGGGCGTGTGTCCACAGCATAACGTCCTCTTTAGCAT GCTCACCGTGGAGGAACACATCTGGTTTTATGCACGTCTGAAGGGTTTGCCTGAGGAGAAGGTGCAGTCGGAGATGGAGCAGATTGTGATGGACCTCGGCCTGCCTCATAAACGCAAATCTCGCACCAACCAGCTCTCGG GAGGAATGCAGAGGAAGTTATCAGTAGCGCTGGCGTTTGTTGGAGGGTCAAAGGTTGTGATCCTGGATGAACCGACTGCTGGAGTTGATCCTTACGCTCGCCGTGGCATCTGGGATCTGCTGCTGAAGTATCGTCCAG GTCGCACGATCATCCTGTCCACCCACCACATGGACGAAGCTGATATCCTGGGGGATCGTATTGCCATCATCTCCCATGGGAAGCTGTGCTGTGTGGGTTCCTCTCTGTTCCTCAAGACCCAGCTGGGAACGGGATACTACCTGACGCTGGTGAAGAAAGACTTTGATCTCTCTGCAAGTTCCTGCCGCACTTCCAGCAGCACCGTCTCCTATTCTAAAGGAAGTCTCAAGAAG GAGGACAGTGTATCTGAGAGTAGCTCTGATGCTGGGCTGGGCAGCGACCATGAAAGCGAAACCACCACCATAG ATGTCTCCCTGATCTCCAATGTGATTTTCAAGCACGTCCCTACAGCCAGACTAGTTGAAGATATGGGTCATGAGATCATGTACGTTCTGCCTTACGAATCTGCCAAAGCCGGGCAATTCGTGGAGCTCTTCCATGAGATTGACGACCGGCTCACTGACCTCGGCATTTCCAGCTATGGCATCTCTGACACCACACTGGAAGAG ATTTTCCTCAAAGTGGCAGAAGACAGTGGTGTTGATGCTGTAGTGTCAG ATGGAACTCTACCTGCACGCAGGAACCGCAGACACGCTTTTGGTGACCATCAGAGCTGCCTGAAGCCTTTTACTGAAGACGACTTTGATTTCAATGACTCAGAAGGTGATCCAG AATCACGTGAGACGGACTGGTTGGGCGGCGCTGATGGTAAAGGTTCATACCAGGTGAAGGGCTGGAGTCTGAAGAGACAGCAGTTTGTGGCTTTGCTCTGGAAACGCTTCCTGTATGCCCGACGTTCCCGGAAAGGTTTCTTTGCTCAG ATCGTTCTTCCTGCTGTGTTCGTGTGCATCGCCCTGGTTTTCAGTCTCATTGTCCCTCCTTTTGGAAAGTATCCTAGTCTCGCTCTGGAGCCCAGCATGTATGAGGAGCAGTTCTCCTTCTTCAG CAATGATGCACCAGAGGACAGGCATACGAACGGGTTACTTGAAGCTCTGATGGACAGTCCGGCCTACAACGAACACTGCACAGATCAGCAGAACGATGT cAGCAAATCATGTCCAGTTAAAGATGGAGAGTGGGTGGTTCCAGAGATTCCCGAGACCGTTCAGGACATTTTCCTAAAAGGGAACTGGAGTATGGAAAACCCATCGCCTCTGTGCGAGTGCAGTTGCGATGGAAGGAAAAAGATGCTTCCGGAGTGTCCGCCAGGAGCAGGAGGTCTGCCACCCCCTCAG ATTAAAGTCACCGCTGCTGAAACCTTACAGAATCTGACAGGCAGAAACATTTCAGACTACTTGGTGAAAACATACGCACAGATTATTGGGAAAAG CTTGAAGAACAAGCTCTGGGTCAACGAATTCAG ATATGGTGGATTCTCATTAGGTGCCAGAAGCTCACAGGCCCTCCCCGCTGGCGATGAGGTCGCCGATGCCATCGCTCACATTCGTAAAAGCTTCAGTCTTCAAACG GGTACAGCAGCTGACCGCTTTCTGGGAAGCCTGTCGACTTTTATCCAAGGTCTTGATACCAAGAACAATGTAAAG ATCTGGTTCAATAATAAGGGTTGGCACAGTATTGGAGCGTTCCTCAGTGTCATGAACAATGCCGTCCTGCGTGCTAATCTGCCCCCCGGCCAGGAGCGGTCCAAATTCGGCATCAAAGCTTTCAACCATCCACTCAACCTCACCAAAGAGCAGCTCTCACAGGTGGCGCT AATGACAACCTCAGTCGACGTGCTGGTGTCCATCTGCGTCATATTCGCCATGTCCTTCGTCCCGGCTAGCTTTGTGGTGTTCCTCATCCAGGAGAGAGTGAATAAAGCCAAACACATGCAGTTCATCAGCGGAGTGCAGCCCTTCCTCTACTGGCTAGCCAACTTTGTTTGGGACATG TGCAACTACATTGTCCCGGCGACCCTTGTCATCATTATCTTCCTCTGTTTCCAACAAGAGGCCTATGTGTCCTCCACCAATCTTCCTGTTCTCGCCCTCCTGCTGTTGCTCTATGG GTGGTCCATAACACCCCTGATGTACCCGGCGTCATTCTTCTTTAAGATTCCCAGTACAGCATATGTGGTTTTGACCAGCGTTAACATCCTCATTGGGATAAATGGCAGCGTATCCACATTTGTCCTGGAGCTTTTCGGCAGCAAT gagATTGGAGGCATCAACAACATCTTGAAGAACGTGTTCCTGATCTTCCCTCACTTCTGTCTCGGTAGAGGTCTCATTGACATGGTGAAGAACCAAGCTATGGCTGACGCCCTGGAGAGATTTG GTGAAAATCGATTCCGCTCTCCTCTGGCGTGGGACATGGTGGGCAAGAATCTCTTTGCTATGGCCATAGAGGGCGTGATTTTCTTCTGCATCACTGTCCTTATCCAGTACCGTTTCTGCATCAAGGCTAG GCCGGTTAGCACTAAGCTGAAGCCCATCGGAGAGGAGGATGAGGATGTGGCCAGAGAGAGGCAGAGGATTCTGGGTGGAGGAGGACATACTGATATTCTGGAGCTCAAACAGCTCACCAAG GTGTATAAGAGGAAGCAGAAGCCAGCTGTGGACAGACTGTGTGTGGGAATCCCACCAGGAGAG TGTTTTGGGTTGCTCGGTGTGAACGGAGCTGGAAAGACAAGCACCTTCAAAATGCTCACAGGAGATTCAGTTGTCACTAGTGGAGAGGCCTACTTGGCAGGAAAAag TGTGCTGACAGAGATTGATGAAGTGCATCAGAATATGGGCTACTGTCCACAGTTTGATGCCATTAATGACCTGCTGACTGGCCGAGAACATCTGGAGTTTTATGCCATCCTGCGGGGTGTCCCCGAAAAAGAAGTGTGCGAG GTGGCGGATTGGGGCATTCGTAAACTGGGCCTGATGAAGTATGTAGACAAAGCGGCAGGAAGCTACAGCGGGGGAAACATGAGGAAGCTTTCCACTGCAATGGCGCTCATTGGAGGACCGCCAGTGGTGTTCTTG GACGAACCCACCACTGGGATGGACCCCAAAGCCCGGCGAGCCCTGTGGAACTGCATCCTCAGCATCATTAAAGAGGGACGCTCGGTCGTTCTGACCTCACACAG TATGGAGGAGTGTGAAGCTCTCTGCACTCGTATGGCCATCATGGTGAACGGCAGGTTCCGATGCCTGGGCAGTGTGCAGCACTTAAAGAACAG GTTTGGTGACGGGTACACCATCATCCTGCGGGTGGCGGGAGCCGATCCGCAGCTGGAGCCGGTGATGGAGTTCATCGAGCGGGAGCTGCCGGGCAGCACCCTGAAGGAGAAGCACAGAAACATGCTCCAGTACCAGCTGCCCTCGTCACTGACCTCCCTCGCCCGCATCTTCAGCATCCTCTCCAAGAACAAAGAGCAGCTCCACATCGAGGACTACTCCGTTACACAGACCACTTTAGACCAA GTATTTGTTAATTTTGCTAAGGACCAAACTGACGAGGACCACTTAAAAGACATTTCCAGTCAGAAAAACGATGCCGTTGTGGACATTTCTCAACTGAACGCCTTCATCATAGACCAGAAGGCCAAAGAGTCAGTGGTGTGA